CAGCTGATTTAATtcagaaatatttacagtatagtACAGCTCTCAGTGGAAGCAGCAGGATCGATCGGTGCCTCCAATCATTCTCTCACTAACCACCCCCTTTCATCAGACTGATGTGACCTATTGGAGCCCACAGGAGGATATAAATGTGGGAGAGAACCACCCCCAGACATCACCCTGAACCTGGAGCAGTCTCTGCAGGACGCCAGGCTCTCAGCACTCTGACACCATGAAGGTAAGAACAATGCAGCTAAACTTACTCAACTAGGTGGGGAAATGTGTGCAGGGAGCTGGTTcctcttttaaaaatcttatttttaccACCTGGTCTAGAAGCACTATTTTGTTCAAGACAAGTTTGAAACCTAAGAAGATGATATACAATTTTACTGAGGATGTGCATTTAGAAAGAAggattgcattttttaaagagagaaagaaaatcagAACAAGAAGAATTAACTTTAGAGAAGTCAGGAAAACATTTGAGGGCTGCTTAGAACTTGTCAATTTTAAGGCATTCCATGCATCACCTGACAGTGGATGAGAAGCCCATTTTTCGAAATGTGTTTTGGATTCACATATGTGCTCTTTGTGATATTACATTGCAGTTATTTTCAAATTTACGGAATGAATGTGTCTGTCTCCTGCAGACTCTGAGGACCATCACACTAACTTATGTTCTCACCCTGCTACTGTTGGCAACGTTCATCTCACAGTCATGGAGCGCACCAAAGgtataccaaaaaaaaaatatatatatatgtgtgtgtgtgtgtgtgtgtgtgtgtgtgtgtgtgtgtataaaaccatttttttaaccatcatttaaaaatggccGAGTTACCAGACAAATAATGTGCACAGGTTTAAGTTCAACCAAAAGCGTCCTTTGTTTCTCACTAAAGGGCTCCTATCAGCGGAGAAACTGGACCCCGCAGGCCATGCTGTACCTGAAGGGCACACGTATGTATCCGTGTTGGACTACTGCCATCACATGTCTGGAAGGAAACACTAggttcaaaatgaaatgaatagaTAGACAGTggtctgttttttaaaagtttttatctGTCAGCGTGGCAGCATGGCTCTTTACAGACAGGGAACACATAACATGATCACTCTGTGTTCAGGTGAggatcatttattattattattattattattattattattattattattattattattattattattattattattatttaatcaaCTGCTGTTGTTCCATTGGCATAGATGCACACACCTCACTCTCTTTAGAGATACTTCTTTggctcctgctgctgtctgatgctgcaggtatttaataaattcagaggaaagactcctacagaCAACAAACTCAAGTTCAAGTCCTGCTaactagggatgtctgatattggcttttttgccgaAAACCGATAtgctgatattgtccaactctcaatttccaattccaatatcaaccgataccaatGTCGATATATGTGGacttggaaataattccaaaccacagatatattgttagtcaggcacagcaagcttgttactgcagGACCACTTGCAGGGCTTTAAGtgaaaaattatccaaaatttgaacttttatggtttggggtgggggtgggggtacAATCTAGTTAACTAATAAGAAATGAAGATATCTGCATTCAGAAACTCAGAATGCAGATTCTAAGCTATTTCTTCGTTCTTTCTGACATCTTTTACTTCTTCCATTAGTGTTGAGGCAGtgttcacatttctgtttgCCAGATGTTGACTTACTCTGGCCGTATCATCATAAAAAACGAACAAGCACATGAAGAATTGTGCCCATGCTCTGTCTAGTGGCTTCGTCAATattcaatgaaaacacacattttttttggagCTTTTCAGAAATACTTCTCTTAAATGCTGGTGCTATGCCATGTGTAGTTATGAAACCAGCATGCTGATTTCACACGGACAGTTttgacaaagcatttttatcttCAGCACAGATTAACAAGTGGCTAAGATCTGGTGAACGACAAGCCGTGTTCTGTAATGAACTTGCACCCgcgtgtttttaaatcacaaacccAGTCAGTCTGGTCTCGGTACCTCAGCGGTGACTGTTGCTCCCGGTGGCTAAGATCTGGTGAACGACAAGCCGTGTTCTGTAATGAACTTGCACCCgcgtgtttttaaatcacaaacccAGTCAGTCTGGTCTCGGTACCTCAGCGGTGACTGTTGCTCCCGGAAAAGCAGTTGTGAGTTTCGGaggacagcagctctgtgggtcTGACACGTGGCGTGGCAGCACTTTTTTGCCGCTAGTTGCATACATGAGGTGTTTTTTAACACACAGTACAGAAGCAAACACCCGGATCCTTCAGTTTTTTACACCAGCAACCAAAGGGGTTTCCGTCTCTGTTTAACTCTTCCAACCACGCGAAGCGCCATTTacttttactccgccaaggaacgcagtgaagttatgtgacgatcagcgtacgtttgtccttccgtctATTTGTCGGtacgcaacattactcaaaaaagctCAATAACggatttgtgtgaaattttcagggaaggtcagaaataggaacaaggaccaagtgattagattttggcagtgatgcggcttatagtctggatccacggatttattaaagatttctgtgtcactgcGTCActataaccatgacaacaatggaCTCACCTGTAGCTGGATCGCAACGTCTTTCTAAGACCCGCCCCCACTCTActtcccattggctagtgatattagtttggttcccctcattccattggtagacGAACTCAACTGGCAATGTAGTccaatctttctttttctcgAGCCCAACGCCGGCGCCGCGTGCTGGAACCCCGACATGGTTGTTTACACACTTCATgacgcagtttgatgatgtgatcgTTTGCGCACCAGTAAatgaaatccaggcattattttatcagttttcataATAGCCAAAAAAACccgataacgatattgaccgataatgcatttttatgccaatatcaggCCCTACTGCTAACATTTTGTTAAAACCTAGTTTACATTATTATTGATCCTAATAATCTGATCTGTTCTGTCTTGATCAcagtaaaattttattttatatggacatttcagtttggaACAGTTGtagaactgtaaataaaaatgtctgagaAAGGCATGcaagttgtgttgtttgttctcTATGATGTTTTCAGACCAGTATAGGTGTTGAAatgtagaaatacagaaatataaaacGCATCATCCAACAAAGTATATTGTGTGTGTATCTGGTAATGTGACAGCATGCAGTTCAGGCTTGTGCCGTGTTGAAAATGATGCAAGTCTGATCTACTAAGATTGTTGTTGtgacatttacagaaaatgagcaGGATGTTCTTTCAGACATAAAGCTGATATGTTCGGCTGCCGTCAGATGAACAGAATGTGCAGAGAAAGGCTTGTGTGATGTAATCAGAAAACCATTATTGTTCCTGCAAGCAATGTCACAAGAAATCAGTCATAGTCACTGTGAAATACAAACTGCCGGGACTAAATAACATCATCTTTTTGATATGTAAAATATAATTCCctcccgttttttttttttgttgttgttgttttttttttttagagggaCGCAGGTTCATCTCAGAGGACCGAAAGGAGGGAGATGTCTATGACACACTGCATTTAGGTACAGTAAAGCTTACTATTCAAAAATGTTTCTGGAGTTAACATTAATTATGAAGACAGTTTTTCATTGTTAGTGGGTGGATCACACAGTGGACTGATAATATGTGTGTGGTGTTTGTTGCCGATCAGAGACCCGCAGTCAGAACACAGAGAAGCTGAGTGTGGATCAGGCTGCTACCGTCCTGCTGAACTTCCTGCAGCAGGCCAGAGAGGGAGGTGAGAGCagcatccatatatatatatatatatatatatatagtatatatatatatatatatattatatattagggctgggcaCATTAACGCGTTATTGTCGCGTTAACGTAGCCGTTCATTTTATCGTGCATTAacgcaatttttaaaaaatatttttgtaacggactgatattgttgttgatgttgaggtttcaatgtttattgttcagtaccagatttacctaatgtcagtgaacctGCCATGGTTAGTTAGCttacctctgattggctcagagtcagcagttgtgtgtgtgtgtgtgtgtgtgtgtgtgtgtgtgtgtgtgtgtgtgtgtgtgtgtgtgtgtgtgttactctgTGCTGGGCCCAGCATGTGtgtcgagagagagagagctgagaacggtggctaattctggagctaagttatggggtttttgtagttattctggcgttggctacggcgcacagtagcctgtgtgaaggttcagtaaaccaccagagaaccagagaacgtttcactcattcatcacagagggacGTCATCATGTCTCGCCCAAACTAATAGTGGAGGAAGGTTTCAACAGACTGGCTGCATTCAGCGTATGGGAGAAATAcagataaactaaaacaagacaagctaacaGCCGCAGAGAACTAGTTAGCTATAGACTGCATTCTGATTAGTATTGTCGAAGATGGTGTGAGGACCAACGAATGGCGCCACGTGTGAGcctcaacctgcatcactgGAAGGTTTTTGTGATTGACGACATAAACCAGGACAAGAGTCCCTGATGCAAAGTTCGAGTCCAACCCACAGCCATTCGCTCTTTTCCCCATGATTCCTGTCACTCTCCGCTGTCCTATATAACAAAGCCTTAAAAGGCCATaaaaagaagtacaaacatgGACTTCACAGACTAAAAAGTCTTCTTCAGTCAGTTccagctgtggactttttcACCTCTCCAACAGGGACAGCTGCTACTGAACATAGACTGTTTATGCTGCTCCCTGatagaagaaaaatgtttctgctatAATGTTATGATCGTGGCTCTGGAATCCGAGAGTaacttgtttttatatatatatatagatatatatatatatatatatatatatatatatatatatatatatatatatatatatatatatatatatatatatatatatatatatgtatatatatattatatatataccaGATAAAATGTTAATGCCACTGCAGTGACAAATAGCTCTGGcttgatttgattacattaatgtttaagttgagatttacaacaaatgttttaactgctgctgtgtgaaggGAATACTGCTGctaaaaagcactttatttgtttaaagtgtttgcaaaccaaatgttaTCATATCTTTGTTTATATAgcagtactttaaaaaaataaaagtgcagaatacaCTGCTTTTAAGCTCATTATTTAATTGTACGCATAACAGCGCGTTAATCGCGATTAATTGCAGAAAAGCATGCGATTAATCGCGATTAAATATTGTAATTGTTGCCCAGCACtaacacatatatatatatatatatatatatatatatatatatatatatatatatatatatatatatatatatata
This is a stretch of genomic DNA from Amphiprion ocellaris isolate individual 3 ecotype Okinawa chromosome 21, ASM2253959v1, whole genome shotgun sequence. It encodes these proteins:
- the spx gene encoding spexin prohormone 1, which produces MKTLRTITLTYVLTLLLLATFISQSWSAPKGSYQRRNWTPQAMLYLKGTQGRRFISEDRKEGDVYDTLHLETRSQNTEKLSVDQAATVLLNFLQQAREGADENPDEVYFQELPVWKREYF